The Dethiosulfovibrio peptidovorans DSM 11002 genome has a window encoding:
- a CDS encoding TetR/AcrR family transcriptional regulator produces the protein MQGKKEDKKTRRRREIVKAAWELFGEKGFDGTTIDDMTDRAGVSHGTFYLYFSSKEDILRYLGEDVQEEMLSGSREIAAMKELSPQERLFRIVKYLLTIHEGQEFRMDLHDVIHRKIHDKLKDDAIELFLPLITSLVEEGVEAGQMNISRPRETATYLVLLVAELEHSVDQWEGEEARKRASEALRELLIRTIGGDEHVFQEDFF, from the coding sequence ATGCAGGGGAAGAAAGAGGACAAAAAGACTAGACGCAGGAGGGAGATCGTCAAGGCAGCCTGGGAGCTCTTCGGGGAAAAGGGTTTCGACGGCACCACCATAGACGACATGACCGATAGGGCCGGGGTATCCCATGGAACCTTCTACCTTTATTTCTCGTCGAAAGAGGATATCCTTCGCTATCTAGGGGAGGATGTACAGGAGGAGATGCTGTCCGGATCAAGGGAAATAGCTGCGATGAAGGAGCTTTCTCCTCAGGAACGTCTGTTTAGGATAGTCAAATACCTTCTGACCATTCACGAAGGCCAAGAGTTTCGGATGGACCTGCACGACGTGATCCATCGAAAGATACACGACAAGTTGAAGGATGACGCGATAGAGCTTTTTCTTCCTCTGATTACCTCGCTGGTAGAGGAGGGAGTTGAGGCGGGCCAGATGAATATATCCCGGCCCAGAGAGACCGCCACCTATCTGGTCCTTTTGGTGGCGGAGCTTGAGCACAGCGTCGACCAATGGGAGGGTGAAGAGGCCCGTAAAAGGGCCTCCGAGGCCCTTAGAGAGCTTTTGATACGCACCATCGGAGGTGATGAACATGTTTTTCAGGAGGATTTCTTCTGA
- a CDS encoding efflux RND transporter permease subunit has protein sequence MEWIVRILRQRKVVYSLFLGAALLGVLAWVSMPREEDPPLSYRAGMIQAVFPGADAESVERLVVIPLERRLSQVKEVKRVKVTARRGSALFLIHLHDEVMDSIAAWDEVRRAMEKARPDLPSEVTGLVLDDRMMDYESIVVAIGGTSDLLELRNGAIALEKELLRLPSVSRVLRIADPGEQITVAYDDSTAERMGLSPRNLRQALSMQNRTMPGGSLVMGEKSAALQAHTEFKSIVEIEDTPVRLPSGETVPLKTIAKVIHGPSEPARDRMRYMGNPAVGLGIVPVTPVNSIEFGKDVRKILERMREKLSPLEIEEVSFQPHYVDLRLKGLSNSLLMSMVLVGGILCFSVGFRMGMVVSSVIPLIVLSSLGFYALCGGVLNQISIAAFVIALGMLVDNAIVMAESVEVRMKNGSGGMDAAVDSVRELGSPLLAATGTTVAAFLPLWMAHGQAAEFLRAIPQVVTLTLFLSLLAAMIVTPTLAALAFRKSRGNTADYGGRFNLGRAIGAFSSKHAVLILLMSLSLLLVVGGYGKHVRKNFFPGADRNVVMVDLFLPEGADIHAIDGIVGKVERHLKNEVPSVSRVASFIGRGAPRFYANIVPAPRNPHRAQMILFTTSQSQNHSVVGEIRSYLGEEIPQVNSVVQELVLGTPVDAPVEIRLYGNSLKDLRFGAERVMEAMKRIPGMVDLRHTLGNGNPSLEFDVSSGAAFRYGLYRDQVAQVLSGRTLGLPAGEYRQEEEPVPIVLRSEKGVFFGADRVSSVLMDSSTGVPLQTVAPTEIAWHPSAISRRNRERYVAVQSNLEDGYVYSDVMTRLLPILSETDLPEGVRFEIGGEAEASGEAQGSFSLAAPFGLIVLVGILLAGFRSFRKVGMVLATIPLASLGVIPGLLLSGEPFGLMSLLGVIALAGIVVNNAIVLLDVVELRRKKGLSVHEALTKAVEERIRPILLTSGTTAAGLFPLAFSSSNLWPPMAWAMISGLCASTALTLFVIPAMYRVLYPEKSVFARLLGLIRVLVGTKAVRNDQI, from the coding sequence ATGGAATGGATCGTAAGGATTCTACGGCAGCGCAAGGTCGTCTACAGCCTGTTTCTGGGGGCCGCCTTGTTGGGGGTTTTGGCCTGGGTCTCCATGCCGAGAGAAGAGGATCCTCCTCTCTCCTACAGGGCCGGCATGATCCAGGCGGTCTTTCCCGGGGCCGATGCCGAGTCGGTGGAACGACTGGTGGTGATCCCGCTGGAACGTCGGCTTTCTCAGGTGAAGGAGGTAAAGAGGGTCAAGGTGACCGCCCGTCGGGGCAGCGCTCTTTTTCTCATTCACCTTCACGACGAAGTGATGGACAGCATCGCCGCCTGGGACGAGGTCCGTCGGGCTATGGAAAAGGCCAGGCCCGATCTTCCGTCGGAGGTTACCGGTCTGGTTCTGGACGACCGCATGATGGATTACGAGTCCATCGTGGTGGCTATAGGCGGAACGTCCGATCTACTCGAGCTTCGAAACGGCGCCATAGCCCTGGAAAAGGAGCTTCTGAGGCTTCCGTCGGTGTCTCGGGTGCTGAGGATCGCCGATCCGGGTGAACAGATAACCGTGGCCTACGACGACTCCACAGCCGAACGTATGGGGCTGAGCCCTCGGAATCTTCGTCAGGCTCTGTCCATGCAGAACAGGACCATGCCGGGAGGAAGCCTGGTAATGGGAGAAAAGAGCGCCGCACTTCAGGCCCATACGGAGTTCAAGAGCATCGTCGAGATAGAGGACACCCCGGTCAGACTTCCGTCGGGAGAAACCGTTCCTCTGAAAACCATAGCCAAGGTCATACACGGTCCCTCCGAGCCCGCTCGGGATCGTATGAGATATATGGGTAATCCGGCGGTAGGTCTGGGTATAGTTCCGGTTACGCCGGTCAACTCCATCGAGTTCGGCAAGGACGTAAGAAAAATCCTGGAGAGGATGAGGGAAAAACTTTCTCCCCTGGAGATAGAGGAGGTGTCCTTTCAGCCTCACTACGTCGATCTGAGGCTCAAGGGTCTGTCCAACTCCCTTTTGATGAGCATGGTCCTGGTCGGAGGGATACTGTGCTTCTCCGTCGGGTTTCGAATGGGAATGGTGGTCAGCTCGGTGATTCCACTGATAGTCCTCTCCTCTCTGGGTTTCTACGCACTCTGCGGAGGGGTGCTGAACCAGATCTCCATAGCCGCCTTCGTGATAGCCCTTGGCATGTTGGTGGATAACGCCATAGTTATGGCCGAGAGCGTTGAGGTGAGGATGAAAAACGGCAGCGGCGGAATGGACGCGGCGGTGGATTCTGTAAGAGAGCTGGGATCGCCGCTTCTCGCCGCTACTGGAACGACCGTCGCGGCATTTCTTCCTCTCTGGATGGCTCACGGTCAGGCCGCCGAGTTTCTTCGAGCCATTCCTCAGGTCGTTACCCTGACCCTTTTCCTGAGTCTGCTGGCGGCGATGATCGTCACCCCTACTCTGGCGGCACTGGCCTTCAGAAAAAGCCGAGGAAACACGGCCGACTACGGTGGACGGTTCAATCTCGGCAGGGCCATAGGGGCTTTCTCCTCCAAGCACGCCGTACTGATCCTGTTGATGAGTCTCTCCCTTTTGCTGGTAGTCGGAGGTTACGGCAAGCACGTCCGCAAGAATTTCTTCCCCGGCGCCGACCGCAACGTGGTCATGGTAGACCTGTTTCTTCCGGAAGGTGCGGACATCCACGCCATAGACGGCATAGTGGGGAAGGTGGAACGACATCTGAAAAACGAGGTCCCGTCGGTCTCACGGGTGGCCTCTTTCATAGGCAGAGGGGCTCCCAGATTCTACGCCAACATCGTACCGGCCCCCAGAAATCCACACAGGGCCCAGATGATACTTTTCACGACGTCTCAGTCGCAAAACCACTCGGTCGTAGGTGAGATACGCTCCTACCTGGGAGAGGAAATTCCTCAGGTGAACTCGGTGGTCCAGGAACTGGTTTTGGGAACCCCTGTGGACGCTCCGGTGGAGATCCGGCTGTACGGAAACTCCCTTAAAGACCTGAGATTCGGAGCGGAGAGGGTCATGGAGGCGATGAAACGGATCCCTGGAATGGTGGACTTGAGGCATACGTTGGGAAACGGAAACCCGTCTTTGGAGTTCGACGTTTCCTCCGGGGCGGCGTTTCGCTACGGCCTGTACAGGGATCAGGTGGCTCAGGTTCTTTCGGGGCGGACGCTGGGACTGCCCGCCGGTGAATATCGCCAGGAAGAGGAGCCGGTGCCTATAGTCCTACGCTCCGAGAAGGGGGTGTTTTTCGGTGCCGATCGTGTCTCCTCGGTCTTGATGGATTCTTCCACCGGTGTTCCTCTTCAGACCGTGGCTCCCACTGAAATCGCCTGGCATCCCTCGGCTATATCCCGAAGGAACAGGGAACGATACGTGGCGGTTCAGTCCAATCTGGAAGACGGTTACGTCTACAGCGACGTAATGACTCGGCTGCTGCCGATTCTTTCTGAGACGGATCTCCCCGAAGGAGTCCGTTTCGAGATAGGAGGTGAGGCGGAGGCCTCCGGAGAGGCTCAGGGCTCCTTCAGCCTGGCCGCTCCTTTCGGACTGATAGTCCTCGTAGGCATACTTCTGGCGGGGTTCCGCTCGTTCCGCAAGGTCGGCATGGTCCTGGCAACTATCCCGCTGGCGTCTTTGGGGGTCATACCGGGGCTTCTGTTGTCCGGGGAACCCTTCGGCCTGATGTCCCTGCTTGGGGTGATAGCCCTGGCCGGAATAGTGGTGAACAACGCCATAGTGCTGTTGGACGTGGTGGAGCTTCGGCGTAAAAAAGGTCTTTCGGTTCATGAAGCTCTCACGAAGGCGGTGGAGGAACGGATCCGTCCCATACTGCTGACCAGCGGAACCACCGCGGCCGGGCTGTTCCCTCTGGCCTTCTCCTCGTCCAACCTCTGGCCTCCCATGGCCTGGGCCATGATATCCGGTCTGTGTGCCTCGACCGCACTGACCCTCTTCGTGATTCCCGCCATGTACAGGGTCCTCTATCCGGAAAAAAGCGTTTTCGCCCGACTCCTCGGGCTGATCAGAGTTCTTGTCGGCACGAAGGCGGTTCGAAACGATCAAATATAG
- a CDS encoding efflux RND transporter periplasmic adaptor subunit, whose protein sequence is MFFRRISSDEKRRSVVGSLLRKFGVACGFCLWIGGLFVLYKNGNALETLSAEGKEGTKAVSVMAISIEAAPPFREVRFFGVTRSLKQAVIAPLVSGRLDSRSVEVGDAVRSKEEIARIDSSEYSHLVAMKKAALSEGMAALNQGEADLERTSGLYREKVVSTQNMERQSTSVSRLRANCEVLKSQLKEAERKLKETHIRAPFDGVVTRVCSEPGEYLTPGTPVVELANRDVELQISVPETMLGSVKKGVTLKINFPMLGEKEISGKVLSVGDALGDDQKGVLFPVKIGLSQVEWLRSGMTAEAIFELPVKGRFLVPVAAVCNGDGESNSVFVVRDGVAVRVPVRPEEAIGDSVTVEGDMKEGELVIIGGHAFLSDGDIVAVRLWNGS, encoded by the coding sequence ATGTTTTTCAGGAGGATTTCTTCTGATGAAAAAAGGCGGTCCGTCGTCGGCTCCCTGCTGAGAAAGTTCGGTGTCGCATGCGGTTTCTGCCTGTGGATAGGGGGTCTCTTCGTCCTGTATAAGAACGGAAATGCCCTGGAGACCCTCTCGGCGGAGGGAAAGGAAGGCACGAAGGCCGTTTCTGTCATGGCTATATCGATCGAGGCGGCTCCGCCGTTCAGGGAGGTGCGTTTTTTCGGGGTCACCCGCTCTCTGAAGCAGGCGGTCATAGCTCCTCTCGTGTCCGGAAGGCTCGATAGCCGATCGGTCGAGGTGGGAGACGCCGTTCGTTCCAAAGAGGAGATCGCCAGGATCGACTCGAGCGAGTATTCCCATCTAGTGGCGATGAAAAAGGCGGCTCTTTCCGAGGGGATGGCCGCTTTGAATCAGGGAGAGGCCGATCTCGAGAGGACCAGTGGGCTATATCGGGAAAAAGTCGTCTCCACCCAGAATATGGAGAGACAGAGCACCTCGGTTAGCAGGCTCCGGGCCAACTGCGAGGTCCTGAAAAGCCAGTTGAAGGAGGCGGAGAGAAAGCTGAAGGAGACCCATATCCGAGCCCCCTTCGACGGAGTGGTGACAAGGGTCTGTTCCGAGCCGGGAGAATATCTGACTCCGGGAACCCCGGTAGTCGAGCTGGCAAATAGAGACGTCGAGTTACAGATATCCGTTCCAGAGACCATGTTGGGCTCGGTGAAAAAGGGGGTAACCCTAAAGATCAATTTCCCGATGCTCGGCGAGAAGGAGATCTCCGGAAAGGTCCTTTCAGTGGGAGATGCTTTGGGAGACGACCAGAAAGGGGTCCTCTTTCCGGTGAAGATAGGGCTCTCTCAGGTGGAATGGCTTCGTTCGGGCATGACAGCCGAGGCGATCTTCGAGCTACCGGTTAAAGGGCGTTTCCTCGTTCCTGTGGCGGCCGTATGCAACGGAGACGGCGAGAGCAACTCGGTCTTCGTGGTCAGAGACGGAGTCGCCGTAAGGGTTCCGGTTCGGCCCGAGGAGGCGATAGGTGATTCGGTGACGGTAGAGGGCGACATGAAAGAAGGAGAGCTCGTGATAATAGGCGGACACGCCTTTCTCTCCGACGGCGATATCGTGGCGGTTCGGCTATGGAATGGATCGTAA